From the Leishmania donovani BPK282A1 complete genome, chromosome 30 genome, one window contains:
- a CDS encoding 3-hydroxy-3-methylglutaryl-CoA reductase, putative — MRRSLLLACSAAKGGSWASMPDAEIMKQVENKKIAFYGLEQALAPDYDRAIAIRREIVKKKMCPSTAATHPLERVPYKNYDWSSVVGQSCENILGYVPVPVGLAGPLLLDGKEVALPMATTEGALVASAHRGARAINLSGGCRTAVLKEGMTRAPVVEVNSFDEAITVIKFCEERFDVLKEAFESTTRFGKLLSIKCAMAGRQVHMRFSAFTGDAMGMNMITKGCDKALQVLQQHIPSVRVLTLSGNFCTDKKPSALNWVEGRGKSVVAEAVIKRDVVEGVLKCTVDSVVSLNVTKNLRGSALAGSIGGFNAHAANIVAALYIATGQDPAQIVESATCMTTVDKAGEDLVISLTMPSIEVGAVGGGTGLSSQRAMLELMGCAGSNKEDPGANSRQIARVVAGAVICGELSLLSGLAAGHLLSAHMKLNRKPPTQ, encoded by the coding sequence ATGCGTCGCTCTCTGCTGCTTgcctgctccgccgccaaGGGTGGGAGCTGGGCATCCATGCCCGATGCAGAGATCATGAAGCAGGTGGAGAATAAGAAGATTGCATTTTACGGCCTTGAGCAGGCTCTTGCACCCGACTATGaccgcgccatcgccatTCGTCGTGAGATTGTGAAGAAAAAGATGTGTCCATCAACCGCTGCCACACATCCGCTGGAGAGGGTTCCCTACAAGAACTACGACTGGAGCAGTGTTGTCGGCCAGAGCTGCGAGAACATCCTCGGCTACGTTCCGGTACCGGTAGGGTTGGCTGGCCCGCTGCTGTTGGATGGAAAGGAAGTGGCACTgccgatggcgacgacggaGGGTGCGCTGGTCGCGAGTGCGCACCGCGGTGCTCGCGCCATCAACCTGAGCGGCGGATGCCGGACAGCGGTGCTGAAGGAAGGCATGACGCGCGCCCCTGTAGTGGAGGTGAACTCTTTCGACGAGGCCATCACCGTGATCAAGTTCTGTGAGGAGCGGTTCGACGTTCTGAAGGAGGCCTTCGAGTCGACGACCCGCTTCGGGAAGTTGCTGAGCATCAAGTGCGCCATGGCGGGTCGCCAGGTGCATAtgcgcttctctgcctttACTGGAGATGCGATGGGCATGAACATGATCACGAAGGGCTGTgacaaggcgctgcaggtgctgcagcagcacattcCCTCTGTGCGAGTGCTGACCTTGTCGGGCAACTTCTGCACTGACAAGAAGCCGTCCGCACTGAACTGGGTGGAGGGACGCGGGAAGTCGGTCGTGGCGGAGGCCGTCATCAAGCGTGATGTGGTCGAGGGTGTTCTCAAATGCACGGTGGACAGTGTTGTGTCGCTGAATGTGACTAAGAACCTGCGCGGTTCTGCGCTTGCCGGTTCCATCGGCGGCTTCAACGCACACGCTGCCAACATTGTGGCCGCGCTCTACATCGCCACTGGCCAGGACCCCGCACAGATAGTGGAGTCCGCAACCTGCATGACGACGGTTGACAAGGCTGGTGAGGATCTCGTGATCAGCCTCACGATGCCGAGCATCGAGGTCGGCGCCGTAGGCGGTGGCACAGGTCTGTCGTCGCAGCGGGCCATGCTGGAGCTGATGGGGTGCGCGGGCTCTAACAAGGAGGACCCAGGTGCCAACTCCCGCCAGATCgcgcgcgtcgtcgctggcgcagTCATTTGCGGGGAGCTGTCCCTCTTGTCCGGCCTTGCAGCTGGCCACTTGCTGAGCGCCCACATGAAGCTGAACCGCAAGCCTCCGACTCAGTAA
- a CDS encoding serine/threonine phosphatase, putative has product MASLWKKSLSLLLSAALIIAAFAVALSAEARRLVAVGDLHGDYEQSVSVLRLARLIDNRNHWIGEDALLVQLGDILDVGPDDILIVRLLMRLQQEAHAKGGDVIELLGNHELRNFRGDYKAVDKASLAASGGQKGRDVLLSNATDLGRYLRTRKAIFHYGPFLFMHGGFSTATAGMITSLSKVEEFNSELTKALMNGTISPLARGGLDLTEDDVDDVANPILVRSILNVKCNALSKVLDKKFPGIQSVVVGHVPHDPRDFDGWRLCGGRIIDIDFGMSRWKKGDPGHVAALEIEEATWHVQLIETSTASSSVSGTHAPFQDSVAAYYLVSFSALIVVCVASVLLAAYYLPLCSGAAREPLLKVGTNYYGTV; this is encoded by the coding sequence ATGGCATCGCTGTGGAAGAAATCGctgtctctgctgctgtcaGCAGCACTCATCATCGCAGCCTTCGCGGTCGCTCTGAGTGCTGAAGCGCGCCGCCTTGTCGCCGTTGGGGACCTGCACGGCGACTACGAGCAGAGCGTCTCCGTCTTGCGTCTTGCGCGTCTCATCGACAACCGCAATCACTGGATCGGTGAGGATGCGCTCCTGGTCCAGCTGGGTGACATTCTTGATGTCGGCCCCGACGATATTCTCATTGTGCGCCTGCTGATgaggctgcagcaggaggccCACGCCAAAGGGGGCGATGTAATTGAGTTGTTGGGCAACCACGAGCTGCGCAACTTCCGAGGGGACTACAAGGCGGTGGACAAGGCGAGCCTTGCCGCTAGTGGTGGACAGAAAGGCCGTGACGTGCTTCTGTCCAACGCGACAGACCTTGGCAGATACCTGCGAACTCGCAAGGCAATCTTTCACTACGGCCCGTTTCTCTTCATGCACGGAGGCTTCTCCACGGCGACGGCCGGCATGATCACGAGCCTCAGCAAGGTCGAGGAGTTCAATTCGGAGCTCACCAAGGCGCTGATGAACGGCACCATCTCACCTCTGGCGCGAGGCGGACTGGACCTGACTGAGGACGATGTGGACGACGTCGCCAACCCTATTCTCGTACGCAGCATCTTGAATGTCAAGTGCAACGCACTGAGCAAGGTGCTCGACAAGAAGTTCCCGGGCATCCAGTCTGTCGTCGTGGGCCACGTCCCACATGACCCACGCGACTTCGACGGCTGGCGGCTTTGCGGGGGCCGGATCATCGACATCGACTTCGGCATGTCGCGCTGGAAGAAGGGAGACCCAGGgcacgtggcggcgctggagatCGAGGAAGCCACGTGGCATGTGCAGCTTATCGAGACGTCCACCGCATCCAGCTCGGTCTCGGGTACGCACGCACCCTTCCAGGATTCCGTGGCGGCCTATTACCTAGTAAGTTTCTCCGCGCTCATTGTGGTGTGCGTTGCCAGCGTCTTGCTTGCGGCGTACTATTTGCCGTTGTGCTCCGGTGCGGCACGGGAGCCGCTACTGAAAGTGGGCACGAATTATTACGGCACGGTGTAG
- a CDS encoding ATP-dependent RNA helicase, putative, with the protein MPKKATISFADLGLGTPLPSVLAKSRDERRKEQRVEKKERKERTREAMAEVAAARDIVEQHKRLVEAETAQERKLKEMHKRELRVEHLKARCEREESQRQHTAQLRVTQEKIITELRTARREEEAEMQRLQALLERETAERAKVAPANVHIEIHRTDEVKQQRAGLPVLREEQPIMEAINETRRTCVLVCGETGSGKTTQIPQFLWEAGYGHPEGHLFGREGCILITEPRRVAAVSMARRVAEELNVSFGKEVCYHVRYDNNLSDKCRLKFATEGIVLKEIQSDFLLRKYSVIVIDEAHERSISCDILIGLLSRIVPLRNDMFEEELRKHHGDVDKTCIKPLKLVIMSATMRITDFKDNRTLFPITPPLINIEARRYPVTNHFARRTELKEYVDQAFDKVRQMHKKLPPGGILVFVCTQQEIEDLCGRLRRHYAATKIEYYDNAYSKHRLLTGRSQEETAAASSDSEGGGVATAEEAEEKDEYGLHTTDYALDDENVTCSNSKEIETVHEGRLRRPPQPSGGRGKYPRGEAGARLAGRDHWGRSDEHSAAAAEGLTTFPGDEEQEEEVNGELNTLHVLPLYALLDFQKQQEVFKPPPKGTRLCVVATNVAETSITIPNIKYVVDAGRAKSKVIDEETKASCFRIEWTSQASAEQRSGRAGRVGPGHCYRLYSTAVYANLMAKHGDPEVLRTPLDSVVLLMKHIGVKNVGGFPFPSPPRESDLKAALQHLSVIGALDAANNYNITKLGRQLVAYPVPPRFARALLEVLQQQKARSADVQDMVAAIVAVATTTTNVFTGEGNQLKARKLNELADTPTDPRQGRIRSLLNPGSDLVTYLNAFYAYRSDPWHSCGMFCLVQKSMHEARLLYTQLRSQMRQHNKEQDELADTLDEGEASVHEKSEQKIGSHTSGGCPLSKETELLLRQVFIPGLMDQVARRATVHECRSLGVEYNDKRATKTPYLVLGVNRTIAYIHPTSAVARTFPPPEYVTFGFLQKVHRSDTKVAQAMMMGVTVVMPEWLRAYGFEEEEGD; encoded by the coding sequence ATGCCAAAGAAGGCGACGATATCATTTGCGGATCTCGGCCTCGGGACCCCGCTGCCCAGTGTTCTGGCGAAGTCCCGCGACGAGCGACGAAAGGAGCAGCGAGTcgagaaaaaggagaggaaagagcGCACACGCGAGGCTATGGCCGaggtagcggcggcgcgtgaCATCGTGGAGCAGCACAAGCGCCTTGTCGAAGCGGAGACGGCGCAGGAGCGAAAGCTCAAAGAGATGCATAAGCGTGAGCTGCGAGTGGAGCATCTGAAGGCGCGCTGTGAGCGCGAGGAAAGCCAGAGGCAACAcaccgcgcagctgcgcgtgacACAGGAGAAGATCATCACCGAGTTGAGGACGGCGCggcgggaagaggaggctgagatgcagcggctgcaggcaCTGCTAGAGCGTGAGACGGCAGAGAGGGCAAAGGTTGCGCCGGCCAATGTTCACATTGAGATTCACCGCACAGACgaggtgaagcagcagcgtgctGGTCTGCCTGTTctgcgcgaggagcagcCGATCATGGAGGCCATCAACGAAACGCGCCGCACGTGCGTGTTGGTGTGTGGCGAgacgggcagcggcaagacAACCCAAATTCCGCAGTTTCTGTGGGAGGCGGGATACGGCCACCCAGAGGGCCACCTCTtcgggagggagggctgcATACTCATCACGGAGCCCCGCCGTGTGGCTGCAGTGTCGATGGCGCGGCGTGTGGCCGAGGAGCTCAACGTTTCCTTCGGGAAAGAGGTGTGCTACCACGTCCGGTACGATAACAACCTCTCTGACAAGTGCAGGCTGAAGTTTGCGACGGAGGGTATTGTGCTGAAGGAAATCCAGTCCGACTTTCTTCTTCGCAAGTACAGCGTCATCGTGATTGATGAAGCACACGAGCGCAGTATCTCGTGTGACATCCTGATTGGGCTGCTTTCTCGcatcgtgccgctgcgcaatGACATGTTTgaagaggagctgcgcaagcatCACGGCGACGTGGACAAGACGTGCATTAAACCACTCAAGCTTGTCATCATGTCTGCCACCATGCGTATTACAGACTTCAAGGATAACCGGACACTTTTTCCCATTACACCGCCGCTCATCAACATCGAGGCGCGCCGATACCCTGTCACGAACCACTTTGCCCGACGCACGGAGCTGAAGGAGTACGTGGACCAGGCATTCGACAAGGTACGCCAGATGCACAAGAAGCTGCCGCCAGGTGGCATTttggtgtttgtgtgcaccCAGCAGGAGATCGAGGATCTGTGTGGCCGTCTGCGTCGGCACTACGCGGCGACAAAGATCGAGTACTATGACAACGCCTACTCAAAACACCGGCTTCTGACCGGACGGAGCCAGGAGGagacggctgcggcgtcgagcgacagcgaaggcggcggcgttgccaccgcagaggaggcggaggaaaaGGACGAGTACGGCCTTCACACGACAGACTACGCCCTCGACGACGAGAACGTGACTTGCAGCAACTCGAAGGAGATCGAAACCGTGCACGAGGGACGACTGCGACGACCTCCCCAGCCAAGCGGCGGAAGGGGCAAGTACCCCCGCGGTGAGGCGGGTGCGCGGCTAGCCGGCAGGGATCACTGGGGTCGTAGCGACGAGCacagtgccgctgccgcagaggGGTTGACGACTTTTCCAGGCGACGAGGAACAGGAGGAAGAGGTCAACGGGGAGTTGAACACCCTCCACGTTCTCCCGCTTTACGCGCTTCTCGACTTTCAAAAGCAACAAGAGGTTTTCAAGCCACCGCCTAAAGGCACTCGCCTCTGCGTTGTCGCCACCAACGTGGCCGAGACGTCCATCACAATTCCAAATATCAAGTATGTGGTGGATGCTGGGCGGGCTAAGTCCAAGGTGATTGACGAGGAGACCAAGGCGAGCTGCTTCCGAATCGAGTGGACAAGCCAGGCTTccgccgagcagcgcagcggccgcgcagGCCGTGTGGGGCCGGGACACTGCTACCGACTCTACAGCACCGCAGTGTACGCAAACTTGATGGCGAAGCACGGAGACCCAGAAGTGCTTCGCACCCCGCTCGATTCCGTCGTTCTTCTAATGAAGCACATTGGGGTGAAGAACGTCGGTGGCTTTCCGTTTccgtcgccaccgcgggAGTCGGACTTGAAGGCtgccctgcagcacctcagTGTCATTGGCGCCCTCGACGCAGCGAACAACTACAACATTACCAAGCTGGGTCGGCAGCTGGTTGCGTACCCGGTGCCGCCACGATTTGCGCGGGCTCTTctcgaggtgctgcagcaacagAAGGCGCGATCCGCTGACGTGCAAGACATGGTTGCTGCCATCGTCGCAGTggccacgacgacgaccaaCGTCTTTACGGGAGAGGGCAATCAGCTCAAGGCGAGGAAGCTCAACGAGCTCGCCGACACTCCCACAGACCCTCGACAGGGGCGAATTCGCTCCTTGCTGAACCCTGGAAGCGACCTGGTCACTTACCTCAACGCATTCTATGCCTACCGCAGCGATCCGTGGCATAGCTGTGGCATGTTCTGCTTGGTTCAGAAGAGCATGCACGAGGCAAGGCTTCTATACACCCAGCTCCGCAGCCAGATGCGCCAGCACAACAAGGAGCAGGACGAGCTGGCCGACACCCTGGACGAAGGCGAGGCCTCCGTGCACGAAAAGAGTGAGCAAAAGATCGGGAGCCATACCAGTGGTGGATGCCCTTTGTCAAAggagacggagctgctgctgcggcaggtcTTTATTCCAGGGCTCATGGACCAAGTTGCGCGTCGCGCGACGGTGCACGAGTGCCGCTCACTCGGGGTGGAGTACAACGACAAGCGCGCTACCAAGACACCATATCTGGTGCTGGGTGTAAACCGCACTATCGCCTACATTCACCCGACCAGTGCCGTGGCGCGCACGTTTCCGCCGCCGGAGTATGTGACATTTGGATTTCTGCAGAAAGTGCACCGTTCCGACACAAAAGTTGCACAGGCCATGATGATGGGCGTTACGGTTGTGATGCCAGAGTGGCTGCGTGCCTACGgcttcgaggaggaggagggagactag
- a CDS encoding ribosomal protein S26, putative, with product MTTKRRNHGRSKPAHSRGRVKPIHCFNCGRLTPKDKAVGRFVVRRMLDAASARDVAEASPVYGANFPMPKLYMKQRFCIACAIHSRTVRARPVGNRKIRYTRKVPFRPAGKK from the coding sequence ATGACGACCAAGCGCCGCAACCACGGACGTTCGAAGCCCGCGCACAGCCGCGGTCGCGTCAAGCCGATCCACTGCTTCAACTGCGGTCGTCTGACCCCGAAGGACAAGGCCGTCGGCCGCTTTGTGGTGCGCCGCATGCTGGATGCCGCTTCCGCCCGCGATGTGGCGGAGGCGTCCCCGGTGTACGGTGCAAACTTCCCGATGCCGAAGCTGTACATGAAGCAGCGCTTCTGCATAGCGTGCGCTATCCACAGCCGCACCGTGCGCGCTCGCCCGGTCGGAAACCGCAAGATACGCTACACGAGGAAGGTGCCGTTCCGCCCGGCTGGCAAGAAGTAA
- a CDS encoding glutamyl-tRNA synthetase, putative — protein sequence MRRFLPMHMLVNIHLKALTLSNTYFTAAPQREENEKLQLSNAEKGKVVTRFPPEASGFLHIGHAKAALINRMLADAYEGKMLFRFDDTNPSKEKEHFEAAIEEDLKTLGVRYDFGPTYSSDYFDLMFEKAEDMIKRGLAYCDKTPREEMQKCRFNGIPTKYRDASVEENMRLWREMKKGTEEGQITCLRAKVSIDDPNKAMRDPVMYRVSMTPHARHGTKQVAYPTYDFCCPLVDSVEGVTHALRTNEYHDRNAQYYWFCDAMGIRKPTIEDFSRLNMEYSVMSKRMLTKLVDTHVVDGWDDPRLPTVRALVRRGMQIEALRQFVAEQGMSKSVNFMEWSKIWYFNAQILDPTSPRYTVVSNTLKVRCTVEGQRHMEAEKKPLHKKDSSMGEKTYYKSDIIFLDAEDVVLIKDGDEVTLMDWGNAYVKDIKRPSADALPTEATIVLHPEGDVKKTKFKLTWVPESDKAVILTLNEYDNLLTKKKPDPEESIDDIIAPVSRYSQEVIGEEALSVVKKGDIVQLERRGYYIVDDDKAEKKVLISIPDGRDKVNHLSAKAQYLKTLPKKASAADELAAKRAAKAAKKAAQKAAAKSS from the coding sequence ATGAGAAGATTTCTACCTATGCATATGTTAGTCAATATCCACTTGAAGGCTCTAACACTGAGCAACACCTACTTTACAGCAGCTCCGCAACGTGAGGAAAATGAGAAGCTGCAGCTCTCTAATGCTGAGAAAGGTAAGGTGGTGACCCGCTTCCCCCCAGAGGCTAGCGGGTTCCTGCATATCGGCCATGCGAAAGCTGCGCTGATCAACCGCATGCTGGCGGACGCGTATGAGGGAAAGATGCTTTTCCGCTTCGATGACACAAATCCAtcgaaggaaaaggagcacTTTGAGGCTGCCATCGAGGAGGATCTCAAGACACTAGGTGTGCGGTACGATTTCGGGCCAACATACTCGTCGGACTACTTTGATCTGATGTtcgagaaggcggaggacaTGATCAAGCGTGGATTGGCGTACTGTGATAAGACACCGCGGGAGGAGATGCAGAAGTGCCGCTTCAACGGTATTCCGACAAAGTACCGCGATGCGTCTGTGGAGGAGAACATGCGCCTGTGGAGGGAGATGAAGAAGGGCACTGAGGAAGGCCAGATCACGTGCCTTCGTGCTAAGGTGTCCATTGACGACCCCAACAAGGCGATGCGGGACCCCGTCATGTACCGCGTGAGCATGACCCCGCACGCCCGCCACGGGACGAAGCAAGTGGCGTACCCGACCTATGACTTCTGCTGTCCTCTTGTCGACTCGGTTGAGGGTGTAACCCATGCTCTTCGTACAAATGAGTATCACGACCGCAATGCCCAGTACTACTGGTTTTGCGACGCTATGGGGATCCGCAAGCCGACCATTGAGGACTTCTCGCGACTCAATATGGAGTACTCGGTAATGTCAAAGCGAATGCTAACAAAGCTGGTGGACACGCATGTGGTGGACGGGTGGGATGACCCGCGGCTCCCGACGGTGCGCGCACTAGTTCGCCGTGGTATGCAGATTGAGGCGCTTCGCCAGTTTGTGGCGGAGCAAGGCATGTCGAAGAGCGTGAACTTCATGGAGTGGTCGAAGATCTGGTACTTTAATGCACAGATTCTAGACCCCACAAGCCCCCGCTACACGGTGGTGTCGAACACGCTGAAGGTCCGCTGCACTGTGGAGGGGCAGAGACATATGGAAGCTGAAAAGAAGCCGCTCCACAAGAAGGACTCCAGCATGGGCGAGAAGACGTATTACAAGTCAGATATTATCTTTTTGGACGCTGAGGACGTGGTGCTCATCAAAGACGGTGACGAGGTGACGCTGATGGACTGGGGCAACGCATACGTCAAGGACATAAAGCGTCCGAGCGCTGATGCTCTGCCTACTGAGGCCACGATCGTTCTGCACCCAGAGGGAGATGTCAAGAAGACGAAGTTCAAGCTCACGTGGGTGCCGGAGAGCGACAAGGCGGTGATTTTGACACTGAACGAGTACGATAATCTGTTGACCAAGAAGAAACCGGACCCAGAGGAGAGCATTGATGACATCATTGCTCCCGTTTCTCGCTACTCACAGGAGGTTattggcgaggaggcgctgtcgGTGGTGAAGAAGGGTGACATTGTCCAGCTGGAGCGCCGCGGCTACTACAtcgtcgacgacgacaaggcggagaagaaggtgcTCATCTCAATCCCGGATGGCCGCGACAAAGTGAACCATCTTTCCGCGAAGGCGCAGTACCTGAAGACACTGCCGAAGAAGGcgtccgccgccgacgaGCTGGCGGCCAAGCGTGCAGCTAAggcagcgaagaaggcggctcagaaggcagcggcgaagagcAGCTAG
- a CDS encoding UV excision repair RAD23-like protein, translating into MKVILKTITGKQHEVDVEATSTILDVKRLLEDEYEPASLRLCFNGAVLEDSRMLADAGVKDNDSLVLAGRKRKIPKPPAPQTAEPPKTEAAPESSAPASSATPPAAMPTPALTTTTPATSAATVDPPAPAVPASAAAPSAPVASTTPAASAVPAASAASATNTYGVSLNLIDEVASMGFEDRNQIALALRAAFMNVERAVEYLFEGIPPHLVEELTPFSALAAPAAAPGASNPSASSAAAAVPASDSPAPAVAPSTAESEMRAALSRIPQFDEIRILYNQNTDTLPVVMQQIALRHPAVYEQIERDPEVFLSIMGESGQPGSASAPAGPAAPSTAQAVVGDAEESSFMNQLQSGLELTAEDRTAVQQLVELGGGMWDEQSAVLVYLATQRNQEVAASVLFEHGGVPAELLAEIATQMVDEEAEDYEDEQ; encoded by the coding sequence atGAAAGTCATTCTCAAAACAATTACTGGAAAACAGCACGAGGTGGATGTGGAGGCGACCTCGACCATTCTCGATGTTAAGAGGTTGCTGGAGGACGAGTACGAGCCAGCGTCGTTGCGACTGTGCTTCAATggcgccgtgctggaggacAGCAGGATGCTGGCGGATGCTGGAGTCAAAGACAACGACTCGCTTGTGCTCGCCGGGCGCAAGCGAAAGATTCCGaagccgccagcaccgcaaACGGCGGAGCCACCAaagacggaggcggcgcctgAGAGTAGCGCACCTGCATCTTCTGCtacgccgccagcggcgatgcCCACGCCTGCTTTGACCACAACGACCcccgccacctccgctgccactgtTGACCCACCAGCACCCGCTGTTCCTGcttccgctgcagctccttccGCTCCTGTCGCTTCTACGACCCCAGCGGCCTCTGCTGTTCctgctgcgtctgctgccTCCGCAACTAACACGTATGGCGTGTCCCTCAACCTGATCGACGAGGTGGCGTCGATGGGCTTCGAGGACCGCAATCAAATTGCTTTGGCGTTGCGCGCCGCTTTCATGAACGTCGAACGCGCCGTGGAGTACCTTTTCGAAGGCATCCCACCTCACCTTGTGGAGGAGCTCACGCCCTTCAGTGCTCTtgccgcacccgcagcggcTCCGGGAGCATCGAATCCGTCCGCGTcttctgcagccgcggccgtACCGGCGTCGGActctccagcgcctgcagtCGCGCCATCCACCGCCGAGTCGGAGatgcgcgccgccctctcgCGCATCCCGCAGTTTGATGAAATCCGTATCCTGTACAACCAAAACACGGACACGCTGCCAGTGGTGATGCAGCAGATCGCGCTGCGTCACCCGGCTGTATACGAGCAGATTGAGCGCGATCCGGAGGTATTCCTATCTATCATGGGTGAGTCAGGGCAGCCGGGCAGTGCGAGCGCTCCGGCCGggcccgccgcgccgtcgacAGCACAGGCTGTCGTCGGTGACGCGGAAGAAAGCAGCTTCATGAATCAGCTGCAGAGCGGGCTCGAGTTGACTGCTGAGGATcgcacggcggtgcagcagctcgtcgagTTAGGTGGTGGAATGTGGGACGAACAGAGCGCTGTGCTAGTCTACCTTGCTACCCAGCGCAATCaagaggtggcggcgagtGTCTTGTTCGAGCACGGCGGTGTTccggcagagctgctggcggagaTTGCCACCCAAATggtcgacgaggaggcggaggactACGAGGATGAGCAATga